AATAACCATCTGGATCTTTTACAAAGGCAATAATGGTTGTTCCGCCTTTTACAGGTCCTGCTTCACGGCTAACTGTACCGCCTCGAGACTTAATCTCTTCACATGCTTGATACGCATCATCCACTTCAATTGCAATATGACCAAATGCAGTTCCGTGCTCGTACTCTGATTTTCCCCAGTTATAAGTAAGTTCGATTACCGCTTCTTCACTCTCATCACCATAACCTAAAAACGCTAAGGTATATTCGTACTCTTCATTATCAGATTGGCGAAGTAATCGCATACCAAGCACGTTTGTGTAAAACTCAATTGAATGTTCTAAATTTCCTACCCGTAACATGGTGTGTAAGATACGCATTATTTAATCCTAATTATTGATTTTGTTTTCTATTAAGTTGCAGCTGGACGACAAGTAACTGAGCCCTCATCGTTTAGATTACTAAGTGATTGAGGTGAAAGCGCGTAGCTTGTAACGCTGCAAATTTAAATGAGATGAATATAGATACTTTACACGTTGTTTTTTGTTTTAAAAGCAGTTTGTAGTTATTTAGCAAGTAATCAACGCTGTATCTTCAAGTGAGAAGGGGATATTAATAAAAATAAGGCAAATTCAGTTCAACATACCATAAATATCACCTCTTAAATTTAGTCCTTCAAAATTAAATAGTTTAACAACGTCAACAAACTACAGAGTAATAAGTTCTCAATACGGTATATCTGTACTAGTCTGATACAAGACGTTATTTAAATACAACCGTTACACTTTAGCTATTCACTGCTTAATTGCATCACAAATGCTTTTGTAAATAGATTAAATTTGCATCACCGTATCAAGGAGAGGTGCACGTAAATATGTTAAAGAAAACACCTGTAACCATTCTGATCCTACTCAGTGTTATGTCTCAATTGATTGTACTTAACCTGCATGCCGAATCACCTGCGCTAACAAACAAAATTAGTGACGTTAAAAAGCTA
This is a stretch of genomic DNA from Flocculibacter collagenilyticus. It encodes these proteins:
- the gloA gene encoding lactoylglutathione lyase, with the protein product MRILHTMLRVGNLEHSIEFYTNVLGMRLLRQSDNEEYEYTLAFLGYGDESEEAVIELTYNWGKSEYEHGTAFGHIAIEVDDAYQACEEIKSRGGTVSREAGPVKGGTTIIAFVKDPDGYSIELIQAKS